In Cryptococcus gattii WM276 chromosome A, complete sequence, one genomic interval encodes:
- a CDS encoding Guanyl-nucleotide exchange factor, putative (Similar to TIGR gene model, INSD accession AAW41144.1): MDAQKPGLFSSISVGRASRNKPTGETLAHPLLAATSSSTSLPTSDSSQLDTTSQPPPLRHKSSGSWPRNTGDAANLPYKPRQRHGGGMSSISSTASIFGSAGAPSPNNQAAPTSGSSGAPITPTAVSAPPTTSTSTSTTFALPPSHSDPPIQVNESAASTTASSPQAGSSSLTSRLQIQSLKAAAQGIGLGNGSMGMSMIDAIFDKGQLGRAKAGEGGDWGELLRTLMGGKAILLLPTSPSSSLPMTPPTLRDHVAFLSPPVSITSSSFKTMQSTRETEGKAGLKEEQLCTLNILVTLSGLIGTLKGTDISFESTIPPDSPLLQALKNHSSRQTALASLRPTQISYVNYPSYILSTETTILPFPPHSKTPPPVQSEIKERERLPQGKLGRINPFASLFGGSNASLSYDTKTGGSPSPKPEALPSNSGLSPPRSRPPSPGPSSPKPSVFSTDHDAASISSDSAAAGEGFQVTAYTISRPIRYHEVHKSLIKSVRADVRDALANIPEKVVEKVLKLALTNTCPSGQLISEDILKGHRSHGSSHEQDGDAWLLDFANPTETGERLQDFMERVYDELLAHYRQEVNEGLKRKVSGGAWVRGSHNVEKDKEKEDELGEKQREEKKRRDREEMAEKEASEGTERIEGLLCRLLYNRLFSPLESDDSKHDEALASRIAALNMLELSLDHLGLITRPEGEHPESFISDGLDKIVDNIGKEFQKLSLMTCITPKDKTEVLIKAHKIVVDGLSELPDIELRPEGEPYHKPREVSTGPSNAAGDPTILKPPPFPIACSEGSPTPSISSVEPPTAPLSRNISASSDAKSNASDPLSTATVEVTPRAVGVDPVIDQRPAIPQLTPDSETQRAEPTPLQEALSDSVLTVTAAPVFVSHAALPFEDAPSVPPPNASLDKQTKASKQSTSGADLILPIIIYAVVKSNPPQLASQLMYLRRYRSAICLTGEASYAIVNLTAVVEFLEHVNLSELGLGSDSDKVMSIEDLSPIGLDYMGMDGGNGDAESIANASTRLRGRVGEFAGSAAGSANKVISGVVDTSWSALRGLMGNPNAGSPDGDEQAAGNDFRPGIRPRQASTFSLASVTASVANIAAAAASRNRSRADSRATEQVWGGNQELVEVSSRPGSIRERESDYPTSEEDTSDDGELEPDVTSARSRMRSATNASSRSAKEKDDGPKQERVSLSNRLASIGVLGRLSSPASITGGENNLASNDNTHGPSKSFLQNLTTARPASNSQSHTPRSSLLGGSQTESQHYKANSPRGSLAALPSNDAASGSHALLDNVDPPIDKFMTCDVGDLRLSDIGELLRDYRRLGAIVALANSK; the protein is encoded by the exons ATGGACGCTCAGAAGCCAGGCCTTTTCTCCTCAATATCCGTAGGGAGGGCTTCCAGGAACAAGCCCACCGGAGAGACACTTGCGCATCCCCTTTTGGCGGCTACCAGCTCCTCCACCAGTTTACCGACATCAGACTCTTCACAGCTAGATACCACTTCTCAACCACCACCTCTTCGACATAAATCCTCCGGATCGTGGCCGAGAAATACTGGCGATGCCGCTAATCTACCCTATAAGCCGAGGCAGCGACATGGAGGTGGAATGAGCTCCATCAGCAGCACAGCGAGCATCTTCGGCTCGGCTGGTGCCCCGTCTCCAAATAATCAGGCGGCACCTACAAGTGGGTCCTCAGGAGCGCCTATAACTCCCACCGCTGTGTCCGCACCTCCGACAACTTCTACGTCAACGTCGACAACCTTTGCCCTGCCGCCGTCGCATTCCGATCCTCCGATCCAAGTGAATGAGTCGGCGGCGTCTACTACAGCTAGCAGTCCCCAAGCGGGTTCCAGCAGCTTGACCAGTAGACTGCAGATACAAAGTCTCAAGGCAGCAGCTCAAGGTATTGGCCTGGGTAATGGGAGTATGGGAATGTCAATGATTGACGCCATATTTGATAAAGGTCAACTGGGCAGGGCAAAAGCTGGGGAAGGCGGCGATTGGGGGGAGCTTTTGAGAACTTTGATGGGTGGCAAG GCCATCCTACTACTGCCCACCAGcccttcatcctcattACCGATGACACCGCCAACTTTGAGAGATCATGTTGCCTTCCTTTCACCTCCTGTCTCAATCACCTCGTCTTCTTTCAAAACCATGCAATCTACAAGGGAGACTGAAGGAAAAGCAGGTTTGAAGGAGGAGCAATTGTGCACCCTTAACATCCTCGTCACCCTTTCTGGTCTTATTGGTACTCTCAAAGGCACGGACATTTCGTTTGAGTCTACCATCCCACCCGACTCACCGCTTTTACAAGCGCTCAAGAACCACTCTTCTCGTCAAACCGCTCTTGCTTCCCTCAGGCCTACCCAAATATCCTATGTCAACTACCCCTCATACATCCTTTCCACGGAGACAACAATTTTACCTTTTCCTCCACACTCAAAGACCCCTCCGCCAGTCCAGTCCGAGATAAAGGAACGTGAAAGACTTCCGCAAGGCAAATTGGGTAGGATTAATCCATTTGCCTCCCTTTTTGGTGGGTCGAATGCGAGCTTGAGTTACGACACTAAAACCGGAGGTTCACCCTCTCCAAAGCCGGAGGCTCTTCCATCCAATTCCGGTTTATCGCCTCCTAGGAGTCGGCCCCCATCTCCTGGACCTTCTAGTCCCAAACCTTCAGTTTTTAGTACAGATCATGATGCCGCCTCCATTTCATCCGACtcagctgctgctggtgaGGGGTTTCAGGTTACAGCGTACACTATCTCAAGACCTATCCGTTATCACGAAGTCCACAAGTCTCTAATTAAGTCTGTGAGGGCGGATGTCCGCGATGCGCTGGCCAACATTCCCGAGAAGGTTGTGGAAAAGGTGTTGAAACTTGCGCTGACGAATACTTGCCCTTCTGGGCAATTGATCAGCGAAGACATTCTAAAAGGACATCGTTCTCATGGCTCCAGCCACGAACAGGATGGTGATGCATGGTTGCTTGATTTTGCGAATCCGACAGAGACCGGGGAGCGGCTTCAGGATTTTATGGAGCGTGTTTACGACGAGCTTCTGGCCCATTATAGACAAGAAGTGAATGAAGGGCTCAAGAGGAAAGTTAGCGGAGGGGCATGGGTCCGAGGCTCACACAATGTTGAGAAagacaaggagaaggaagatgaatTAGGTGAAAAACaaagagaggagaagaaaaggagagatAGAGAAGAAATGGCGGAAAAAGAGGCTAGCGAAGGCACAGAACGGATTGAAGGCCTACTGTGTAGGTTGTTGTATAATAG GCTGTTTTCACCTCTAGAGTCGGACGATTCAAAACACGATGAAGCGCTGGCCTCGCGTATAGCAGCGCTTAATATGCTGGAACTCTCGCTTGACCATTTAGGTCTGATCACTCGGCCAGAAGGAGAACACCCCGAGAGTTTTATCTCGGACGGGTTAGACAAGATTGTCGATAACATCGGGAAAG AGTTTCAAAAGCTTTCATTGATGACCTGTATAACACCGAAAGATAAGACTGAAGTTCTTATAAAAGCACATAAAATCGTTGTTG ACGGGCTCTCTGAATTGCCTGACATAGAACTTCGACCAGAAGGGGAACCATACCACAAGCCACGAGAAGTATCGACTGGCCCATCAAACGCCGCAGGTGACCCTACCATCCTCAAGCCTCCCCCTTTCCCCATTGCCTGCTCAGAAGGGTCTCCGACGCCAAGCATAAGTTCGGTCGAGCCTCCGACAGCCCCTTTATCGAGAAATATATCAGCATCTTCCGATGCAAAGTCAAACGCTTCAGACCCTTTGTCGACTGCAACTGTTGAAGTGACTCCCCGTGCTGTTGGTGTCGATCCTGTTATTGACCAGAGACCCGCCATCCCTCAACTTACACCTGATAGTGAGACCCAGAGAGCAGAGCCTACACCATTGCAAGAGGCCTTATCAGATTCCGTATTGACAGTAACGGCGGCCCCTGTATTTGTATCGCACGCTGCCCTCCCCTTTGAGGATGCTCCCTCTGTTCCACCGCCTAATGCATCTTTAGACAAGCAAACAAAAGCAAGCAAACAGTCAACATCGGGTGCAGACCTGATCCTACCTATCATCATCTACGCCGTTGTCAAATCCAACCCTCCACAACTAGCCTCTCAGCTCATGTACCTTCGCCGGTATCGCTCTGCCATCTGTTTGACAGGGGAAGCAAGCTACGCCATTGTCAATCTCACCGCTGTAGTGGAATTCCTCGAACATGTTAATCTGTCCGAGTTGGGCCTGGGCAGTGATTCGGACAAAGTTATGAGCATTGAGGATTTGTCACCTATCGGGTTGGATTATATGGGCATGGATGGGGGCAATGGCGATGCAGAGAGTATTGCCAACGCGTCCACAAGACTTCGAGGCCGTGTCGGAGAATTTGCGGGGTCAGCAGCGGGATCTGCGAACAAGGTAATCAGTGGGGTAGTAGACACCTCGTGGTCAGCTCTTCGAGGGCTTATGGGCAATCCCAACGCAGGATCACCTGATGGCGATGAACAAGCAGCAGGTAATGATTTCCGCCCAGGTATCCGTCCTCGTCAGGCATCAACATTTTCTCTCGCAAGTGTAACTGCCAGTGTAGCCAATATCGCGGCGGCTGCTGCCTCGCGAAACCGATCGCGAGCAGACTCTAGAGCGACTGAGCAGGTTTGGGGTGGAAATCAAGAGCTTGTGGAAGTTAGTTCGCGACCAGGATCGATcagagagagagaaagtGATTACCCTACCAGCGAAGAAGATACAAGCGACGATGGCGAATTAGAACCTGATGTGACATCGGCGAGATCTAGAATGCGGAGTGCGACAAACGCAAGCTCAAGATCTGCAAAGGAAAAAGACGATGGCCCTAAGCAAGAGAGAGTTAGTCTTAGCAATCGACTGGCGTCCATTGGAGTGCTCGGAAGACTGAGCAGTCCAGCGAGCATCACTGGTGGTGAAAACAACCTTGCGTCTAACGACAATACCCATGGACCGTCTAAG TCCTTCCTTCAAAATCTTACCACTGCCCGCCCTGCCAGCAACTCGCAAAGTCATACTCCTCGATCGTCCCTTCTTGGAGGGTCGCAGACAGAATCGCAACACTACAAAGCCAATTCACCCAGGGGGAGTTTGGCGGCTCTCCCTTCGAATGATGCTGCTTCAGGTTCGCATGCCTTGCTGGACAATGTGGACCCTCCCATAGACAAATTTATGACGT GTGACGTTGGTGATCTGCGTCTTTCTGATATTGGCGAACTGTTGCGGGATTACAGGCGATTAGGGGCCATAGTTGCCTTGGCTAATTCCAAGTAA
- a CDS encoding Hypothetical protein (Similar to TIGR gene model, INSD accession AAW41143.1; CNA06080) has translation MPRFLVYAPDHPDYLEKRLAVRAEHLARGKLDENAGIVLYSGPILPQPGTKAREASLPEGTPNIAGSFTVYKMDTLEQVWTRLKEDVYWRADIWDKERIIVEELLN, from the exons ATGCCTCGATTCCTGGTATACGCCCCTGATCACCCTGATTACTTGGAGAAGCGACTCGCTGTGAGGGCGGAGCATCTTGCAAGAGGCAAACTTGACGAGAACGCTGGTATTGTCC TTTACAGCGGTCCTATTCTTCCTCAACCTGGTACAAAGGCCCGAGAAGCCTCTCTCCCCGAAGGCACCCCAAATATTGCAGGCAGCTTCACGGTATATAAGATGGACACTCTTGAACAGGTCTGGACTAGGCTCAAGGAGGATGTATACTGGCGAGCAGACATTTGGGACAAGGAGAGAATCATTGTTGAAGAGCTGCTTAATTGA